The DNA window GGTTCCTTTAGTCGTGTACAGTACTCTTGCTCTTTTTTTATGACTTGACTTATGGAAGGAATAAGATTAGTTACCCTATAGCATACTCCATTTTCTAGGTTTGTATGCCTTTCCCCTCATGGTTTTGTTTAACTTGCTCTGTTAGCCTCTCAATTTCCTATAAACTTGAATTTACAGCTAAAGTCTTGATTAGATCTAGGTTAAATATTTTGGTCAGAGTACTCTGTAAGTGATGACAAGCACCTCAAGTTGAGTTACATTAGAAAGCAAATAAGAGCCAGTTATTGAGCAGCATTTGTTAACAGGACAGTTACAGTGTCCTGAGGGCTGTGCGGATAAGCAGGGTATCAGTACACAAGTGTGCTCAGAGCAGCCTGACATCAGTGACAGTGGATGGTGGAGATCTGCTCAGAGAGCCACTTCAGTAGAAAATAAATCACTTCTTTTCCCTAGGATGCAGTTTTCTTGTCTTGAAAAGACTAATTGAACTAGATGATTTTGAATGTTTCCAGTTTAAAATATCCTGATTCCATAAACTATACCAAGATGCCAAGTGGGGGCATGCAGAGGAAAGCTGGAACACATGGGAAATCTTAAGCACTAAATCTTGGGCAAGAGGAGATGGCAGTCTGAGTAGGTTGGCACATAACCATTTCTAAGTGTCATAACACTTTCTGAGTGAAGTGTTATGACTAACAGAATGGCTGATGTTAGTGGCTTTTATAattgtaaaagaaataattttactcTGTGCACAATATAGAGAGACCTATATAAGTTGCACATTGTTTTATGCAGTCTATTTTGTGCCccctcttttttaatttattgatcttacagagagacagagagggagggagagagaaagaaacatcgatatgttGTTCCACCCACCtgtgcattcatcagttgattcttgcacgtgccctgatggAGGATTGAACCCGCACCCTTGGcttattgggacgatgctctaaccaactgagcaacctggccagggtctATTTTGTGTCCCCTTTTAGCAAATGCAGTCTATAGCATCTTCTCAGCTTGACCCTTTAAGACTTTTTCTAATTGACCTTGATCAAAAAGACTAAAGAAATTTCATCAAAGTGTCTTTAGGCCACTAACATGAGAGTTATGCAGCGTACTTGAGAATGTTAAAATACACAATCCTAAGAACTCCATTCAGACATGCTGAATCAGCAACTCCAGGGGTGGGTTCCTGAAATCTTCACTCTAACAAGCACCTTATGGCATTCTGATGCACACCATGGTTTGGCTGGTGGCTTGGGTACTTGGTTCAAAGTTGGGGCTGTGAAGTTGGGGTAGTGCCTTGCAGTTTGCACAACTTTGGATacccctctgcttctccctctttcAGTGCACCGAGCAGCCTTGGCCTGTGGCAGCGAGTTCTTTGGGGCCATGCTCCTGAGTGGGATGAGGGAATCACAGGGCACAGAGGTGTCTCTGCAAACCATCTCTGCCCAGGACCTTCGACTGCTCGTCTCTTTTGCCTACTCTGGGGTTGTGCGGGCAAGATGGCCAGGACTGCTGAGAGCTGCCCAGGCTGCTCTGCAGTATCAGAGTTCTTCCTGTCTGGCTCTGTGCCAGAGAGCCTTGGGACGGAGCCTCAGCCCTGCCCGTTGCCTGGCCCTCTTCCCCATGGCTGAAGCCCCTGGACTAGAGAGGCTCTGGAGCAAAGCTCATCAATACCTGCTCACTCACCTGCCTGCTGTAGCTTCGTGCCCCACTTTCCCTTCTTTACCAGCTGTTTGCCTGGCCAAACTCCTGGATAGCGATGAGCTACATGTGCAAGAGGAGTTTGAAGCCTTTGTGGCTGCCCGGTGTTGGCTAGCTGCCAACCCTGAGACACAGGAGTCAGAGGCCAAGGCCCTGCTTCAATGTGTCCGCTTTGGCCGTATGTCCACCAGAGAGCTTCGGAAAGTACGGGCAGCAGGGCTGCCTCCACCCCTTTCCACGGACTTGCTGCATCAATTGATAGTGGAGTCTGAGGTTCCAGGTAGAGAGAGGCGGAGGGAGCCTGACCAGGCTTTGGTGGTGATTGGAGGAGACAGGCTCAAATCAGACTTGTCTGGAACACAGCCTTCCCAAGGAGTGTGGTGGGCCCGGGCCTTCCGCTGCGGCATTGGACTGGTTCGGAATGTGGAGTGGGGGCAGTTGCCTGCCCTACCTGCCCCAGGACGCTTCCGACATGGGGCTGCAAGCCTAGCAGGAAATGAAATCTATGTGTGTGGGGGACAAGATTACTACAGCGACTTCAACATCTTGGCTTCGACTCTCAGGTATGCTCCCCTCCAATAAAAGAGGTAGACCCCCAAGGTGGGCAGCTGAGGAAAATTGCTGGCCCAGCCAACCACAAACTCCCAGAGTCACTCTTCCCATCTCTTGTCACACTGTGTACAGGTGGGACCCCAGTCAAGAGGACTGGGAGGAGGTGGCACCTTTGGACCAGGCGCGGAGTTTTTTCCCTCTGGTGGCACTGGATGGACTACTTTATGCCCTGGGTGGACGAGCCCATGGTGTTGTCCTAAACTCTGTGGAGACCTATAACCCCAAGCTCAATGTCTGGAGGTAAGCAGGGAAGGGCGTGTGGCTCTAGGCATCAGGGAATGACGGGGAGACTTGGAAGAGGAGAATTGAGGATGACTGTTGCCTGATCATGTGCCTTGTTCTCCCTTAGGCCAGCACCTGCACTTCCAACACCACGCTTTGCCCATGCAGCAGCTATTTTGGAGGGCCGATTGTACATGAGCGGTGGCTGCAATGGGGCTGGCCAATACCTGGCCTCACTGCTGCGGTATGATCCCAAACTTGAGAAGCCAGGGACACTTCTAAGCCCTATGGGCATACCTCGAGCTGGTCATGTCATGGCTGCTCTGGGTGGGCAGTTATATGTTGCCGGTGGGCTAGGTGAGACTGGTGACCTGCTGAGCTTtgaggcctatgaaccaaagactGATAGCTGGACTCACTTGGCACCCTTGCCCTCACCACATGTGGGAGCTGCAGGCGCTGTGCTGCAGGGGGAACTCCTGGTGCTGGGGGGCTACAGTCACCTTACTTATGCCCTCTCTTACCTTGTCCATGCTTACTGTCCTGGCCTGGGCCGATGGCTCTGCCTAGGAACTCTGCCAAGGCCTCGGGCTGAGATGCCTGCCTGCATCCTAACACGGCCCACTGTGCAGCACATAGCTTTAGGTCCCACACAGCACCAAACCAAACCTGCTGGGTGAGGTGGAGAGCAGCAGTAAtggatgggggaggaagggagaagacacATCATGAGAGAGGACAGAGATGACGGGGGTGGGGATAAAGAGAAGGCTTTATTCATGATAGTACATACTTTATTTTAGTACAATGCTTTACAACTCAAACTGCTTTTGAATATATGATGTCCATGGAAGAAAATATGGCTCCAGAATTCCTGGGGAAAGGGCATTAAGAAAGGGGAGCAGCGGATTACTTAGACAAGGAGAGGAGACCCAGGAGCAACTCTACAAGATTTAGGGAGCATGGTACTATTCTTAGTGGGAAAAGTACATCTAACTGGAAAGACAGTTAAGAAGCTCCAGTAGCCAAGGTATAGGGGCCGTGAGAAGAGAGCTGGACAAATGATGATTCTAACCCATGAATCaaggagagaaacaaggaaaggCCATCTATGAATGAGTCTGAGGGGTCGGAAGGGAAGAATGCAGTTGTTGAGTCCTTCCTTTTCCCAGGCTTTGCTCCTCTCTACCCTCCAGTCCCTTGGACACCTGAACGCTCTTGACAATATTCTTTCTCAGGTAACTTGTAGGTCCAGACTAGTGTTTCCTCAGCCCAGATGCCACAGGATGCCCCTAAGAGCCTCTTGGTTTTCAGTCTGAGGCCCTAGTCCCCACCTGGACCTGGCACAGCACAGGGTGTGGGGAAGATGAGGAGGACAGAGCCAAAATGGGGAGGTGCCATGGTGGAAAAGGGATGATATGAGgtttgagggggtggggtggatgaaGTCAGAAGCTTGCCTGgcttctttcctgccttctggGGTGAGTTGAGGGATTAGGATTGAAAAAAGGACAGTCGTGTGAGGTTGTGGGAAGAAGTGGTAGGAAGAAGAGTGAGAGGCAGAGAAGACCTGGAAAGTTAGTTTTCCTcctttctgtgccttttctccaggCTTTTCTGAATCAATTTCCCTTTTTCTTGGCCAGAcgctttctctctcacttcctccaccctgctcttccttttttttcttctttcttttctctcctcatttctccctcaTACTTATTAAtttcttactatgtgccaggcactgtatgaGACACTAAGGATACAAAAGCCAGAGAGCTCCTGACCAGCAGACAGACTTGTAAACAAATACAAGTTTTTCAGTGGATTTAGAAGTGCTTTACAATGCATAAACTGCCTCCTACCTCCTACCTCTCATATATATTGTACTGTACTTAGTGCTATGAGAGCCCAGAGGATGGAAGTGGAGGAGTAAACTGTGCCCAGAGAAGGCATCTGTTATGGAAGACATCATTATCAGATGGGTGTACTGGATCTTGAAGGCTATATGACTtgccagtcagagaaggaggaaggcatTCCTGTCAGGGAAAGGAAGCAAGTGGGGAATGTAGTGCCCTGTGTCTCCATAGCAAAGGGGAAGTCAAAATTCCAGTGGGTCTTCAGAGAATTCTGCTGCTGTGGCCAACCTATTCTTTTCTCTGGAGGCTTTTTTGAAGACAATGGCTTTCACTTAATGATTGTATATGCCCTCCCTCCACAGTTCCTATAAATCTTTGTCTGATATTTCCATTTCTGATCCTTGAGTAGCTTAgggcaaagaaagacaaattcttTGTATAGATCAATCTTCTCTTATCATTGTTTATTAAGATTCTCACACTCTTAAGGGTGAGATGAAGGAACCTCTCTTGTACTTTTCTTCATATTGGCCCCAGACatacttggaaaaaatattttttgtgtcattattttattaaggtttttttttcctaattctgtTTTGGAACATAGTTGAAAATGAGGAAGGGTAAGTAAGGTatataagaggaaagaagaaagattgaagaagacagggaagaaagaaattggaagcATCAAGAAACTATAAGAATTGAGTCTTTAGAGTGAACTGTGAACACTTTCTTTTATGATCTGTACACAAAAATGGGCTTAAATAAAAGTTTCCCCATGATTGAATCATTCTTGTCTAActttctttattataaaaagcacttaaaagtCCTTGTAATTTGACTTCTATCTCCATCACACTATTGAAGCTATCCTCTCTCACTGTTATTGTGACCTACTTCTCACCAAATCAAATGTTCTAAGGGCATTCTCATTCTCCATCTTTCTGCGGGACTTGACTGGCTTGAAACTGGCTGTTACTCTAAAAATAtcccccccacccagctccagaTGTAGCACATCGTCCTCAGCCTTCTCTTACTTTTCCAATCCAAAGAGGTGACAGAAAGCCAAATCATAGTGTCCAAGAGGGCATGGCTCCGTCCCAGGAGGAGCTGGCAGCCAATGGCATGATGGAAGCAGTTAGCTGTAGAGGTCGCTGGCTTTTGTTACTTAGTTTTAAAGCTGAGGATGGATTTAGAAGAGAGCAGGAGGTCTCTGATTTGTAAAAGGATCCTGGTCGACTCAGGGGCGGTCACTCACCAAAATCAGACTCCTCTTGCTCACTGCACCTCATTCCACTTCCTCCACAACTATTTCTGACAAACTTGATATGGTCGAGACTAAGAAATTCAATAAATCAAAATCGAAGGcagaaatgcaagagaaaaatcCACTGCCTTCCAAAGAAATGATTGAACAGGAGAAGCAAGCAGGTGAATCATAATGAGACCTGCACCGCCATTATATGCACTATACATTCCACAAGCATTCCTTcttatttcacttcttttagCTATTTAACTTTGCAAGATGCAAAGAGGTTGGATCAGTTTAAATGACTGTGTTGCCCCGTTTCACATCAGAGAACTATTGACAATACAGGCCATACCTGTCGCTCCCATCTGCCTCTCTGGctggcagggaaggaaaagaacttgCATGCTGGTGGAGGAAGAAGCTGGGTGGGACAACAGTGAAATGTAGAGTAAAAACCAAGCTGGTCCAAGGTGTCCTGCAGGCTGTAAAATGCAGTTTAATCAGAAtgctattttttgttaaaatgatttcaattttgggaatgcataatttttaaatatgcaaataaaaagttttaaaacctgaagaaaaaaaaagaggaccctgGTCAATGGTCCACTCTTAATTGAGAGGAACCTGACATAGTCCTATTGGGGCCCTAACCAAGTGCACTGAGATTCAGGGTAGGATTTTGAGCCCAGAAGGGAAGTACAGTGAGAGTCGGAGATTGAGGCAGAAACCATTCATACAGACTGGGAAATCATGGCAACCCAGGCATTAGGCTACAGTTTGGTGAGTGTGTAGAGGCCCAGGATTCTTATCTTTGTTAAATCAGATAATGAGCCAAGGTGTTTTAGATTCTTTCATTCTGGCTCCTCCACACTTATCCTTCAAATTCTTTTATGGGTGAGGGTAGACTTTCGGTTATTGCTTCCATGTTTCCAAGATTGACCCAGGAACTGGATAGATTGGGTTTATAGGTTAATGTTTAGTACCATAAGTGTGTTGAACtgtaactgccctttgactccTATGCCTAATTCTGGGCTGTCCTTGTTCTTTTACCCTGCTTTATGCTCCTCTTCAGAAAGCTCACCTCTCCTCAGTCTCAAGGCTTAATAACTCACTTGGGTTCTAAGGCTGACTTTTTTCAGTAGCTCTCACCTCCACTTGGGTATAACACTATCAACACTCCAAACTCACTAGGCTTTGTTGGCGCTATCATTTCCCCTTTTTCCTAGACATGAATCTTTGTAATCATCTTGAGTTTCTTCTCCActtatctttttcttcccttgactCATCATGTAATTCTGAACTACTGAAACAGAAACTTAACCTGTCTCCAAAATTTTCTCTGTCAAATTCACTGTATGTATTATGTCCTAGACACCTGGAAAAGTGACAGCAGAAAAggtgtaaaaatgaaaaaaacccaccCGAGGGTAAAAAAGTCACATGAAAGTCCTACTGGCTGCAAAACCAACTACTATTATGTACCCGGACAGACCGTCTGAGCTGTAGAAGCAACAGTGTCTTACCAGAAGAGTAAAAAACTGCACAGAAAGATTTAATAGAATCACAGTATGAAGAGATTTTGGAGACCATGTAATTCAAACCCTTCCTTATACAGCATAGAAAGCCAAGGCATGTGGCAGTCTGAATAATGAAGAGGGAGGCTTTTCATGAGTGCATTCTCCAGGTGATGTAACTGTACATAAGGACCAAGAGGCCGACTGGGACAAACCTCACAGGTTAGCTCTATGGGCAGGACAGTCAGAATTACTCTTTCAGGGATATAAACTAAATTTCGAATCCTGGGAAGCCCTTGAAATCAAGGGGTCATAGGTGGAAAAGTGTGAATTTATCAAAACTCCTGGTAATacaaccatacacacacacacacacacacaattatatatatgtatgtatatatatatacagttatGTACCTACATATTGACGCGGGTCTCGgtccgcaagatctgctgttgaggtttcagtattcaaacacacacacacacacggactatagaaatccggtgggggaaagggggctacgtggccactctccaagttagagagagaccccttcacccccacctggacaggctttattgtttttctaggcctcctacatcaaagatggtcctcatttattattcataggtttgtttggggtggttatctttgcagacacaggagaggaagtcactgaatacatcaaagggggatatttgcaatgtaaaaggagaaatggtcgaaaaggctttgtcccatacctggggggtctagcccagattctgggaagataaagatactcagtaaacatttgcttcctcaattcagggtgagggagttttttagcaagagcaagtctcatagcagtctaagtacaatgcaggcctgatttcccactggagaacttatccatggacgtgggtcctgccagccaacttcgctccccactggttttccgagtgggggctgagccacatttcccacgcttggaacggttccccacaacatatacttatatattcaTGAATACATGTAACATATATCATTCATTAGTGGtgagattataatttttttctctgag is part of the Desmodus rotundus isolate HL8 chromosome 7, HLdesRot8A.1, whole genome shotgun sequence genome and encodes:
- the KLHL33 gene encoding kelch-like protein 33, yielding MSVLNPEHRRSDPGHVSLPIPKDLLYSPSPSLRNGSWPRTPDEDPGLPPFPLGEPGPRSLAAGNLPSPALSLEEEGEDGHEEDAAEPEGLCSEEHPGQFFAEAQRLREQRLLLDEEVSVGGRVYGVHRVILAAVSSLFRGRLLSGIGPRRPFSLDVAPSAWEAVLTFAYEGVLPSPAPLEEVLVAADALGAPRVKAAAQWKFERAGRAQDYEKQPSQAEELRENLRSIELLYQEGVGCDLELEAGGCRLPVHRAALACGSEFFGAMLLSGMRESQGTEVSLQTISAQDLRLLVSFAYSGVVRARWPGLLRAAQAALQYQSSSCLALCQRALGRSLSPARCLALFPMAEAPGLERLWSKAHQYLLTHLPAVASCPTFPSLPAVCLAKLLDSDELHVQEEFEAFVAARCWLAANPETQESEAKALLQCVRFGRMSTRELRKVRAAGLPPPLSTDLLHQLIVESEVPGRERRREPDQALVVIGGDRLKSDLSGTQPSQGVWWARAFRCGIGLVRNVEWGQLPALPAPGRFRHGAASLAGNEIYVCGGQDYYSDFNILASTLRWDPSQEDWEEVAPLDQARSFFPLVALDGLLYALGGRAHGVVLNSVETYNPKLNVWRPAPALPTPRFAHAAAILEGRLYMSGGCNGAGQYLASLLRYDPKLEKPGTLLSPMGIPRAGHVMAALGGQLYVAGGLGETGDLLSFEAYEPKTDSWTHLAPLPSPHVGAAGAVLQGELLVLGGYSHLTYALSYLVHAYCPGLGRWLCLGTLPRPRAEMPACILTRPTVQHIALGPTQHQTKPAG
- the LOC112311102 gene encoding thymosin beta-4-like; translated protein: MAPSQEELAANGMMEAGRSLTKIRLLLLTAPHSTSSTTISDKLDMVETKKFNKSKSKAEMQEKNPLPSKEMIEQEKQAGES